A portion of the Wolbachia endosymbiont of Oedothorax gibbosus genome contains these proteins:
- a CDS encoding ParB/RepB/Spo0J family partition protein, whose translation MKDDRRLGRGLAGLIGDNYDNKEDRQEHLPISLLHPSKFQPRKHFDEESLRELANSIKKSGIIQPIVVRKDSNDDGYEIIAGERRWRASKIANLDSAPVIIKDLSDKECLEVSIIENIQRQDINPIEEGEAYKRLIDEFSYTHEELASTIGKSRSHITNMIRMLSLPCRVKTMINEKKLSMGHARALINVENAEGIAERIVSQGLSVRQTEKLIKDLHQGDNQKEQKYTKNQDMTVIEGAISSQLGLKIKINDNNSKGKVMIRYNNPNELDLILKVLNRKLEV comes from the coding sequence ATGAAGGATGATAGACGCCTCGGCAGAGGTCTTGCCGGCCTCATAGGCGATAATTATGATAATAAAGAAGATCGACAAGAGCATTTGCCTATTTCATTACTGCACCCAAGCAAATTTCAACCGAGGAAACATTTTGACGAGGAGTCATTAAGAGAACTTGCAAATTCGATAAAGAAAAGTGGCATTATACAGCCTATCGTGGTACGCAAAGATTCAAATGATGATGGTTACGAAATAATAGCTGGAGAACGTCGTTGGCGAGCAAGCAAGATTGCAAATCTTGATAGTGCACCAGTTATCATAAAAGATCTGAGCGACAAGGAATGCTTGGAAGTATCCATAATTGAAAACATACAAAGACAAGATATTAATCCGATAGAAGAAGGTGAAGCATATAAGAGACTGATAGATGAATTTTCCTATACACATGAAGAATTAGCTTCAACTATAGGCAAAAGCCGCAGCCACATAACCAATATGATTCGGATGTTGTCACTTCCCTGTAGGGTGAAAACAATGATCAACGAAAAAAAACTATCTATGGGTCATGCAAGAGCGTTGATTAATGTTGAAAATGCTGAAGGTATTGCAGAAAGAATAGTTTCTCAAGGCTTAAGCGTTAGACAAACTGAAAAATTGATAAAAGATTTGCATCAAGGCGACAACCAAAAAGAACAGAAATATACTAAAAATCAAGATATGACGGTAATAGAAGGCGCTATATCTTCTCAACTTGGTTTAAAGATCAAAATTAATGACAACAATTCTAAGGGTAAAGTTATGATACGGTATAATAATCCAAATGAATTAGATTTAATATTGAAAGTTTTGAATAGGAAACTTGAGGTATAG
- the glyS gene encoding glycine--tRNA ligase subunit beta: protein MSLQLLFECLSEEIPPRMQNVAATQVKSCIANVFNKNNVKFTSMEVFVTARRITLFVDNINALELKDSNNEVKGPNINAPKSAIEGFLRKYQKNEEDLLVRKVNNEDFYFIKRESCSFNIQEFLKNQLGEILKNFSWPKSMRWGKGKERWVRPIKNILCILNDEIIPVSFAGITASNTTYGHRFLSSGTALTVKAPKDYFELLEKNSVILQMDKRKQFILDQINKLTKEQNLQLEKNDYLLNELTGLIEWPIVLFGEVNQEKSFGLPKEVILSIINTQQKYLALSDGQRISYFVTVVNINNDKVIKGHERILEARLADAQFLISQDKKENLDYYVKRLGSILFHASLGSVGEKVKRITALSKYIAIFTPHASLIKVERAAYLAKADLATSIVREFPELQGVIGGYYASYFHEDKEIVEAITEHYKPIGPEQECPKSPFAIAVSIADKVDSLVGLVAAGEKISGSYDQFGLRRMTIGIIRTILENNLHIPVRLLIDKSVSLYSRFLFNKNTTSADKPNRKQISELVLRFCLERFKVILKNRDIRQDIVDSVLYKIGINDLLTAEKQTVILDRYLSTPEGEQILSTYKRVSNIVSKVRKSDSTTYSTSYSKRFLIEDEEIALSNCAITACKNIKQAIKNNHFNAALDELAGFAPFINQFMDSVKINCDSNELRRNRLSLLASVVSIFHLVADFNLIQVKQCINAQAI from the coding sequence ATGTCATTGCAGTTATTATTTGAGTGCCTTTCAGAAGAAATACCACCGAGAATGCAGAATGTAGCTGCAACTCAAGTTAAGAGCTGTATTGCCAATGTTTTTAACAAAAATAATGTAAAATTTACATCAATGGAGGTTTTTGTAACGGCACGTCGCATTACCCTATTTGTCGACAACATAAATGCTTTGGAGCTAAAGGATTCCAATAACGAAGTTAAGGGACCAAACATTAACGCACCAAAAAGTGCTATCGAAGGTTTTTTAAGAAAATATCAGAAAAATGAAGAAGATTTGCTCGTTCGAAAAGTAAATAATGAAGATTTTTACTTCATTAAAAGAGAAAGCTGCTCATTTAACATTCAAGAGTTTCTTAAAAATCAACTAGGAGAAATATTAAAAAATTTCTCTTGGCCAAAAAGTATGAGATGGGGCAAAGGAAAAGAAAGGTGGGTTAGGCCAATTAAAAACATTTTATGCATTTTAAATGATGAAATAATACCTGTATCTTTTGCAGGGATCACAGCATCTAACACAACATATGGCCATCGATTTCTCTCAAGTGGTACAGCGCTCACTGTTAAAGCACCTAAAGACTATTTTGAATTACTAGAAAAAAACAGTGTAATTCTCCAAATGGACAAAAGAAAGCAATTTATACTAGATCAGATTAATAAATTAACAAAAGAGCAGAATTTACAACTTGAGAAAAATGATTATCTACTGAATGAACTAACGGGGCTTATAGAGTGGCCAATCGTACTGTTTGGTGAAGTGAATCAAGAAAAGTCATTTGGATTACCAAAGGAAGTAATACTTAGTATAATTAATACACAACAAAAATACCTTGCTTTGAGTGATGGGCAAAGAATCTCATATTTTGTTACTGTTGTTAATATCAATAATGATAAAGTCATTAAAGGACACGAAAGAATATTAGAAGCACGTCTTGCTGATGCCCAATTTTTAATATCTCAAGATAAAAAGGAAAATCTAGATTATTATGTCAAAAGATTAGGTTCAATATTATTTCATGCTTCACTTGGCAGCGTGGGGGAAAAGGTGAAGCGTATTACGGCTTTGTCAAAGTATATAGCTATATTTACTCCACATGCTTCGCTGATAAAAGTTGAACGTGCTGCATATTTGGCAAAAGCTGATTTGGCAACATCGATAGTAAGAGAGTTTCCAGAATTACAAGGAGTAATAGGTGGATATTATGCTTCTTATTTTCACGAAGATAAAGAAATAGTGGAAGCTATAACTGAGCATTATAAGCCAATCGGGCCAGAGCAAGAATGCCCTAAATCTCCTTTTGCAATTGCTGTGTCCATTGCTGATAAAGTAGATAGTTTAGTTGGTTTAGTTGCAGCAGGAGAAAAAATCTCTGGTTCGTATGATCAGTTTGGTTTGCGGAGAATGACAATTGGCATAATTAGGACAATACTTGAAAATAATTTGCATATTCCAGTTAGGCTACTGATAGACAAGTCAGTATCTTTATATTCAAGATTTCTATTTAATAAAAATACAACGTCAGCTGATAAGCCAAATAGAAAACAAATTTCAGAACTAGTATTGAGATTCTGCTTAGAAAGATTCAAGGTTATTTTAAAAAATAGAGATATAAGGCAAGATATTGTAGATTCAGTACTATATAAAATCGGTATTAATGATCTGCTGACAGCAGAAAAGCAAACTGTTATATTGGATCGTTATCTTAGTACGCCAGAAGGTGAGCAGATTCTAAGCACTTACAAAAGAGTAAGTAACATAGTTAGCAAAGTAAGGAAAAGTGATAGCACTACTTATAGTACGTCTTACAGTAAGAGGTTTTTGATTGAAGATGAAGAAATTGCACTATCAAATTGCGCTATAACTGCTTGTAAAAACATAAAACAAGCAATAAAAAATAATCACTTTAATGCAGCACTTGATGAGCTTGCTGGTTTTGCTCCATTTATCAATCAATTTATGGACAGTGTAAAGATTAACTGTGATTCTAATGAGCTAAGAAGAAACAGATTATCTTTGCTTGCAAGTGTTGTTTCCATCTTTCATTTAGTAGCAGATTTTAACCTCATACAGGTTAAGCAATGTATAAATGCTCAGGCAATATAA
- a CDS encoding glycine--tRNA ligase subunit alpha encodes MDLQSIIKELQDFWTSEGCVILHPYTSEVGAGTLHPATIMSAIDTKSTKIAYLQPVIRPADGRYSDNPNRLYQHHQYQVIIKPSGNNLQDVYLDSLKALGISTEKYDIKFVEDDWENPSVGASGLGWEVTCNGMEVTQLTYIQQVGGIDCKMIPGEVAYGLERLAMCIQGVGNVYDIIWNDNGVTYGDIFKQREYEFSYLALDYYDTKVVQQQFEDTEKLCKFLIEKELPMAAYDQCIKTSHLLNLLDARGVLGVNERTAYIGRVRELTKKCCELYMSK; translated from the coding sequence GTGGACTTACAAAGTATAATAAAGGAGTTACAAGATTTTTGGACTAGTGAAGGATGTGTTATACTTCACCCATACACATCTGAAGTTGGTGCTGGTACATTACATCCTGCAACAATTATGTCTGCAATTGATACAAAATCGACAAAAATTGCATATCTACAACCAGTAATTAGGCCAGCAGATGGGCGCTATAGTGATAATCCTAATCGCTTGTATCAACATCACCAATACCAAGTTATAATAAAACCGTCTGGTAATAATTTACAAGACGTCTATTTAGATAGCTTAAAAGCTCTTGGCATATCTACAGAAAAATATGATATTAAGTTTGTTGAAGATGATTGGGAAAATCCAAGTGTTGGTGCATCAGGACTTGGATGGGAAGTTACATGCAATGGAATGGAGGTAACACAGCTTACTTATATACAGCAAGTTGGAGGGATTGACTGCAAGATGATTCCTGGTGAGGTGGCATATGGGTTGGAGCGTTTAGCAATGTGCATACAAGGTGTAGGTAATGTTTACGATATAATTTGGAACGATAATGGTGTAACTTATGGAGATATTTTTAAACAAAGAGAATATGAATTTTCTTATCTAGCGTTAGATTATTATGATACTAAAGTGGTACAGCAGCAATTTGAAGATACGGAAAAATTGTGTAAGTTCCTTATTGAAAAGGAGCTACCAATGGCAGCTTATGACCAATGTATTAAAACTAGTCACCTACTTAATCTGCTTGATGCAAGAGGTGTGCTTGGTGTGAATGAACGTACAGCTTACATTGGCAGAGTTAGAGAGCTGACAAAAAAATGTTGTGAATTGTACATGAGTAAATAG
- a CDS encoding response regulator: MNKRYIDNKKENRVDFILRNYGMSIVVMAVIMLLPQVAISILYFFDIYSQHINIEINLLVSILTTLFMIYNVKRYRYLLNTIEFQNAIFANALNHNTEFCLILHKDEGVIYADARFYERFKDHIIDDDITLGKILEIGNVSEEDKKALYHALKNNSSVQVCISLNKKNRVSKFLLLFEPIPDNPQIAINSNKILNLSLVPIARPDGYFVLKATQINKEQVYEELIEKHGIGIYIANAKGVILSVNKRFLDIFELKKLEKGSSISDFISQSKYNNTTTDNEILFFTISGIPFKAYMSTAIFCDKYNHSYIYGLITPTESNIVDYQLHPCFANSSIAIAQCDINGNFVKKNTALIKLAGSDNNSIFTLILDSYHVKIREYFSSNRINNASFDVQLNGGNNIKIYFNKFLHNKMIFILCYFIDNTEHKNLEIKLEHYQKMQAIGQLAGGIAHDFNNILTGIIGFCDLLLLQHSAGDPSFGDIIQIQQNAKRGSNLVRQLLAFSRRQTLQPKIIDVNNTIANLYEMIKRLIGENIKFNIYYGRDLGAVRADQGQLEQVILNLAVNASAAMEKGGELTIRTFNQKIDSLNSTPQDMFSPDKEAIEHGNYVVIEVIDTGCGMTSDTTEKIFDPFFSTKDIASGTGLGLSTVYGIIKQTEGYIYVASKVNHGTKFSIFLPMVYISDENDREEDSEETEKPVVSEIKGNGIILLIEDEDSVREFISKALKRKGFDVIEASIGSEALEIISKKSQHIDLIITDVIMPEVSGPEIVKEALIHRPNINVIFISGYAEDAFLKSDDINIEDFHFLPKPFTLNELGNKVQSVLHKAKKTV, translated from the coding sequence ATGAATAAAAGATACATAGATAACAAAAAAGAGAACAGGGTTGATTTCATACTAAGAAATTATGGAATGTCAATTGTTGTGATGGCAGTTATTATGCTCTTACCTCAAGTAGCAATATCGATACTCTACTTTTTTGATATATATAGTCAGCATATTAATATAGAGATTAATTTATTAGTTAGCATTCTAACAACTCTCTTTATGATATATAATGTAAAGCGCTACAGATACCTACTTAATACTATAGAATTTCAAAATGCAATATTTGCAAATGCACTAAATCATAATACAGAATTTTGCCTTATTTTACATAAAGATGAGGGTGTTATTTATGCTGATGCAAGGTTCTACGAAAGATTTAAAGATCATATAATAGATGATGACATTACGTTAGGCAAGATTCTTGAAATAGGAAATGTTTCAGAAGAAGACAAAAAAGCACTCTATCATGCACTAAAAAATAACTCTTCTGTACAGGTATGCATTTCCTTAAACAAGAAGAATAGAGTATCTAAATTTCTTTTGCTCTTTGAGCCGATACCAGATAATCCACAAATTGCTATAAATAGTAATAAGATTTTAAATTTATCATTAGTGCCAATAGCAAGGCCAGATGGGTATTTTGTGTTAAAAGCAACACAGATAAACAAGGAGCAGGTATATGAAGAGTTAATAGAAAAACACGGTATAGGAATTTACATTGCAAATGCCAAAGGGGTGATTTTATCTGTAAATAAAAGATTTTTAGACATATTTGAACTGAAAAAACTGGAAAAAGGTAGCTCAATCAGTGATTTTATATCTCAATCTAAATATAACAATACAACAACCGATAATGAAATTTTGTTTTTTACTATAAGTGGTATTCCATTCAAGGCTTATATGAGCACTGCTATATTTTGTGATAAATACAATCATAGCTATATATATGGCCTTATAACACCAACCGAATCAAATATTGTTGATTATCAATTACACCCTTGTTTTGCAAATTCATCAATTGCTATTGCACAATGTGACATAAACGGCAACTTTGTAAAGAAAAATACGGCACTAATAAAGCTTGCAGGGTCAGATAATAATTCAATCTTTACATTGATATTGGATAGTTATCATGTGAAAATACGTGAATATTTTTCGAGTAATAGAATAAATAATGCGTCCTTTGATGTACAGCTCAACGGCGGTAATAACATAAAAATATATTTCAATAAGTTTCTTCATAATAAAATGATATTCATACTTTGTTATTTTATTGATAATACTGAACACAAAAACCTAGAGATAAAGCTTGAGCATTATCAAAAGATGCAAGCTATAGGGCAGTTAGCAGGTGGTATTGCGCATGATTTCAACAATATATTGACTGGGATAATAGGATTTTGCGATTTGCTTTTACTCCAACACTCAGCTGGTGACCCATCTTTTGGAGATATAATACAGATACAGCAAAATGCAAAGCGTGGATCAAATTTAGTAAGACAATTGCTTGCTTTTTCAAGAAGACAGACCTTGCAGCCAAAAATTATTGATGTAAATAATACTATAGCTAATCTTTATGAAATGATAAAAAGATTAATAGGTGAAAATATAAAATTTAATATTTATTATGGTAGAGACTTGGGTGCTGTTAGGGCTGATCAAGGACAATTAGAGCAAGTTATACTTAACTTAGCAGTCAATGCTAGTGCTGCTATGGAAAAGGGCGGAGAATTAACTATACGAACCTTTAATCAAAAGATTGACTCATTAAATTCTACACCTCAGGATATGTTTTCTCCAGACAAGGAAGCGATTGAACATGGAAATTATGTTGTGATTGAAGTAATTGATACTGGATGTGGAATGACGAGTGATACAACTGAAAAGATCTTTGATCCATTTTTTTCTACTAAAGATATTGCTTCTGGTACAGGTCTTGGCCTCTCTACTGTATATGGCATTATTAAACAAACTGAAGGATACATCTATGTTGCTAGCAAAGTAAATCATGGAACTAAATTTAGCATATTTTTGCCCATGGTTTACATATCAGATGAAAATGATAGAGAAGAAGATAGTGAAGAAACAGAAAAACCGGTAGTAAGTGAAATTAAAGGTAATGGTATAATTTTATTAATCGAAGATGAAGATTCAGTAAGGGAATTCATCTCTAAAGCACTCAAAAGAAAAGGATTTGATGTAATAGAAGCAAGCATAGGAAGCGAGGCGCTAGAAATAATCAGTAAAAAAAGTCAACATATAGATCTTATAATCACTGATGTAATCATGCCAGAGGTGAGCGGCCCAGAAATAGTTAAAGAAGCATTGATCCATAGGCCAAATATCAACGTTATTTTTATTTCTGGGTATGCAGAAGATGCTTTTTTAAAGAGTGATGACATCAATATAGAAGATTTTCACTTTTTGCCAAAACCATTCACTCTGAATGAATTAGGAAACAAGGTTCAAAGTGTGTTACACAAAGCAAAAAAGACAGTCTAA
- the hemF gene encoding oxygen-dependent coproporphyrinogen oxidase has translation MEKQRTQAFKWFCALRDKIIESFLLIEKQSSAEPKIEKRKWDRPGGGGGESTIIFGNVFEKVGVNVSKVHGKFADSAINEIPGASESNGEFWASGISLVSHMQSPLIPAAHMNTRLIYTSKQWFGGGMDFTPIYKNEEDCKYIHESIKTTCDRFDTGYYPKFKEQCDNYFFLPHRKEPRGIGGIFYDNLSSGNWENDFEFTKAVGEAFLEIYLHIIRKHMQKSWTKEQRENQLIKRGRYVEFNLLYDRGTRFGLMTDGNPDAIMMSMPPLVKWL, from the coding sequence ATGGAAAAACAAAGAACACAAGCATTTAAGTGGTTCTGTGCACTAAGAGATAAGATTATAGAATCTTTCTTATTAATCGAAAAACAATCATCCGCAGAGCCAAAGATCGAAAAGAGAAAGTGGGACCGCCCAGGTGGTGGAGGTGGTGAATCTACAATTATTTTTGGTAATGTTTTTGAAAAAGTTGGAGTAAACGTTTCAAAAGTACACGGAAAATTTGCAGATTCAGCCATCAATGAAATTCCTGGTGCAAGTGAAAGTAACGGAGAGTTCTGGGCAAGCGGTATATCTTTGGTGTCTCATATGCAATCGCCCCTTATCCCTGCAGCGCATATGAACACAAGGCTGATATATACTTCAAAACAATGGTTTGGTGGAGGAATGGATTTTACGCCAATATATAAAAATGAAGAAGATTGCAAGTATATTCATGAATCAATCAAAACGACATGTGATAGATTTGACACCGGATATTATCCAAAATTTAAAGAGCAATGTGACAATTATTTTTTCTTACCACATAGAAAAGAGCCGCGTGGTATTGGTGGCATTTTCTATGATAATCTGAGTTCTGGCAACTGGGAAAACGATTTTGAGTTCACAAAAGCAGTAGGTGAAGCCTTTTTGGAAATTTATTTGCACATCATACGTAAACATATGCAAAAATCTTGGACAAAAGAACAACGAGAAAATCAATTAATAAAACGTGGCAGATATGTAGAATTCAATCTGTTATACGATCGTGGCACAAGGTTTGGTTTAATGACTGACGGCAATCCAGATGCAATTATGATGTCAATGCCACCACTTGTTAAGTGGTTATAG
- a CDS encoding phospholipase D family protein — translation MRLFHFLFLLMCFSLYYYAGFIFSPCPKATVCFSPGEDCAMPIISVIDQSKKSILVQEYTFTLGTIAKSLINAKERGVDVKVILDKSQLYSKYSVINELFSGGVPIWIDDKPKIAHNKIMIVDNQKVITGSFNLSKTAKKGNAENLLIITDYPELIQQYVKNWEARMSQSYKYAPN, via the coding sequence GTGAGGCTTTTTCACTTTTTATTCTTGTTAATGTGTTTTTCTCTGTATTACTATGCGGGTTTTATATTTTCGCCTTGCCCAAAAGCTACGGTTTGCTTTTCACCTGGAGAAGATTGTGCTATGCCGATAATCAGCGTAATAGATCAGTCTAAAAAATCTATCTTAGTTCAAGAATATACATTTACTCTTGGAACAATTGCAAAATCTTTGATCAATGCTAAAGAACGTGGTGTTGATGTTAAAGTCATTTTAGATAAATCGCAACTCTACTCAAAATATAGTGTTATAAATGAACTATTTTCAGGTGGAGTACCAATTTGGATCGATGATAAGCCAAAGATTGCTCATAATAAGATAATGATTGTTGACAATCAAAAAGTCATCACAGGATCATTTAACCTGAGTAAGACAGCTAAAAAAGGGAATGCTGAAAATTTATTAATTATTACAGATTATCCTGAATTGATTCAGCAGTATGTGAAAAACTGGGAGGCACGAATGTCACAATCTTATAAATATGCTCCCAACTAA
- a CDS encoding ParA family protein, producing the protein MSKIIAIVNQKGGVGKTTTSINLSTAFAAVGKSTLLVDLDPQGNASTGLGISYRSREEKNIYKILLSSENKLIESAIFNIKEIPNLSLISSVVDLSAAEIELSQLERGKFVLKSALEKIRDNYEYIIIDCPPSLGLLTINALTAANSIIVPLQCEFFALEGLSHLVKTVELIKRNNLNPFLAIEGIVLTMYDRRNKLSEQIKNDICQYLNDKVYKTIIPLYETVIPRNVRLSEAPSHGKPAIVYDLKCPGAQAYISLAREILKKHASSCKEKKLVSEGVV; encoded by the coding sequence GTGAGCAAGATTATTGCAATAGTAAATCAAAAGGGTGGAGTTGGCAAAACCACAACTAGTATAAATTTATCGACAGCCTTTGCTGCTGTGGGAAAAAGCACTTTATTGGTAGATCTTGATCCTCAAGGAAATGCTAGCACCGGGCTCGGGATTTCTTATCGTAGTAGGGAAGAAAAAAATATATACAAAATACTACTAAGCAGCGAAAATAAATTGATAGAATCGGCAATTTTCAATATAAAGGAAATTCCAAATTTATCACTAATTTCGTCAGTAGTTGATTTATCAGCTGCAGAAATTGAATTATCACAACTTGAGCGAGGAAAATTTGTGCTAAAAAGCGCATTAGAGAAGATACGCGATAATTATGAGTATATAATCATCGATTGCCCTCCATCACTTGGGCTTCTAACCATAAATGCTTTGACTGCTGCTAATTCTATTATTGTTCCTCTTCAGTGTGAATTTTTTGCTCTGGAAGGATTAAGCCATTTAGTTAAAACTGTAGAACTGATAAAAAGGAATAACCTAAACCCTTTTTTGGCAATAGAAGGGATAGTGTTAACAATGTATGACAGGCGTAACAAACTCAGTGAACAGATTAAAAACGATATTTGCCAGTATTTAAATGATAAAGTATACAAAACTATCATCCCATTGTATGAGACTGTTATTCCACGTAACGTACGGTTATCAGAAGCGCCTTCTCATGGAAAACCTGCTATTGTGTATGATCTTAAGTGTCCTGGTGCACAAGCATATATAAGTTTGGCAAGGGAAATTTTAAAAAAGCATGCGAGCAGTTGTAAGGAGAAGAAACTAGTAAGCGAGGGCGTAGTATGA
- the uvrC gene encoding excinuclease ABC subunit UvrC, translating into MLRQYKEQIKSSPQSCGVYKMVGDKNKVLYVGKAKNLKSRLSDYLQFENLSERIRVMLSQVIKVEIFITENEIEALLLEAQLIKSLKPPYNIVLKDGKSYPYITISKHDYPRIAKYRGKFKKNEFHYYGPFPSAAAVKNTILSLQRAFLLRVCSDQYFSSTKRPCIEYQIKRCSAPCVDKITKDDYCLSVKQAQDTLLGRNKEVQKQLFSTMEKCSREMNYELAAVYRDRLKFLQQIQMQPMDFSFEKDADFFSIVCEADLACISVLSFRDKGNYGSIPYFVENCSDHPNDEILSTFLVNLYNRVNTPPAQIYVPDFITGKEIIEQALCAVTQKPIKVLHAENSKERDLLKFIYNNSQHSLEQKLIDYRNNLEKLEELSKIFLLPNIPKRIEVYDNSHISGNQQIGVMVVAGQEGFLKSEYRKFTIKEKFSGDDYKMMREVLTRRFSGNIKGIIPDFLLIDGGPGHVSIVQNVLEVLNINVPFACMAKGPDRNAGNERFYMLGREEFSLANDSKVMLHLQSLRNEAHRFAITSHRKKRDKQFIVSQLSKIPGIGNKRKKALMSYFGSVKNISKASLAEIQNVPGISKGLAEVILKHVNYN; encoded by the coding sequence ATGCTCAGGCAATATAAAGAACAAATCAAATCATCTCCACAGTCCTGTGGCGTGTATAAGATGGTTGGAGATAAGAATAAAGTTTTATATGTTGGAAAAGCAAAAAACTTGAAGTCGAGGTTATCCGACTACCTTCAATTCGAAAACCTTTCTGAACGAATTAGAGTTATGCTCTCACAGGTTATTAAGGTTGAAATATTCATCACTGAGAATGAAATTGAAGCACTGCTTCTTGAAGCACAGTTAATAAAATCGTTGAAGCCACCTTATAATATTGTGCTTAAGGATGGAAAATCTTATCCTTATATAACAATTTCCAAGCACGATTATCCAAGAATAGCGAAATATAGAGGCAAATTTAAGAAGAATGAGTTTCATTACTATGGCCCTTTTCCATCTGCTGCTGCTGTTAAGAACACTATATTATCATTGCAAAGAGCTTTTCTCTTGAGAGTATGTTCAGATCAATACTTTTCCTCAACAAAAAGACCATGTATCGAATATCAAATTAAGCGCTGTTCAGCACCATGCGTAGATAAAATTACAAAAGATGATTATTGCCTATCAGTAAAACAAGCACAAGATACGCTGCTCGGAAGGAATAAAGAAGTGCAAAAACAGTTATTTTCTACAATGGAAAAGTGCAGCAGGGAAATGAACTATGAGCTTGCTGCTGTATATAGAGATCGATTGAAATTTCTTCAGCAAATTCAAATGCAGCCAATGGATTTTTCTTTTGAAAAAGATGCAGATTTCTTCAGTATTGTATGTGAGGCAGACTTGGCATGCATTAGTGTATTATCGTTTAGAGATAAAGGCAATTATGGAAGCATTCCTTACTTCGTCGAGAATTGTAGTGATCATCCAAATGATGAAATTTTATCCACCTTTTTGGTCAATTTGTATAATAGAGTTAATACACCACCAGCACAAATTTACGTTCCCGATTTTATTACGGGTAAGGAAATTATAGAGCAAGCACTGTGTGCTGTTACTCAAAAACCAATAAAAGTTTTGCATGCAGAAAATAGTAAAGAACGTGATTTGTTGAAATTTATTTACAATAATTCTCAGCATAGCTTAGAGCAGAAGCTTATCGATTATAGAAATAACCTAGAAAAGCTTGAAGAGCTTAGCAAAATCTTCTTGTTACCAAACATTCCAAAGCGTATCGAGGTTTATGACAATAGCCATATATCTGGAAATCAACAAATTGGTGTGATGGTTGTTGCAGGGCAGGAGGGTTTTTTAAAAAGTGAGTACAGAAAATTTACTATAAAGGAAAAATTTTCAGGCGATGACTATAAAATGATGAGGGAAGTGCTAACCAGACGTTTCTCCGGCAATATAAAAGGCATAATACCTGATTTTTTACTGATTGATGGTGGACCAGGACATGTTTCCATAGTACAGAATGTACTGGAAGTATTGAATATAAACGTTCCTTTTGCTTGTATGGCAAAAGGTCCTGATCGTAACGCAGGGAATGAAAGATTTTATATGCTGGGCAGGGAAGAATTCAGTTTGGCGAATGACAGCAAAGTCATGCTTCACTTACAATCGCTGCGTAATGAAGCACATCGTTTCGCAATAACTTCACATAGAAAAAAACGCGATAAACAGTTTATAGTTTCACAATTAAGCAAAATACCCGGCATTGGCAACAAAAGAAAAAAGGCGTTGATGTCTTATTTTGGTTCAGTGAAGAACATAAGTAAAGCTTCTCTGGCTGAAATTCAAAACGTACCTGGAATTAGTAAAGGTTTAGCAGAAGTCATTCTTAAACACGTGAATTATAACTAG